The Ogataea parapolymorpha DL-1 chromosome III, whole genome shotgun sequence nucleotide sequence GAGCCGCGGATGCGCAAAAGCGTGTCAAAGGCTTTGATGAAGCCGATCGCAAAGGAATTAGTGCTGGATATCGATTTGACCGACTACGACGACGTGCGGACGTGCTGCTCGGGCACAGAAATCTGTCCCAAGTGCTGGCGGTTCATCACTCTGGCAGTGAAGATTGTGCACCGTGCGCTGCAGGAGgattttggatttgagcACTTGGTGTGGgttttttctggaagaagaggtgTCCATTGCTGGGTGAGCGACTACCGGGCGCGGATTCTGGACGAGACGAGACGGCGGGCCATTGTGGAGTATCTGGACGTTTTGAGCGTCAAATCGAAAAAGACCTTGAATCTGAAGAAGCCATACCATCCACATGTGGAGCGGGCGTTCGAAGTGTTGCGCGACGAGTTCGTGGAGGTGATTTTGAAGCAGCAGGATCCGTGGAGCCTGCCGGACAGAGCAGAGGCTCTGGCGCGGACGGTGCCAGACTACAAACTGTCGAGCGCGCTGATCAGACACTGGAAAGAAGTGCCGGGCCGGACGAGTGCGGAGAAGTGGCTCGACGTGGACGCATTttaccagcagctcaaggTGCGGTCGTTTGATTTACAGGACTGGAAAAAGGAGACCATTTTCGCCACGATGTATCCGCGACTGGACGTGGAGGTGTCGCGACAGATGAACCATTTGCTGAAATCGCCGTTCTGTGTCCATCCAGGCACGGGAAACGTGTGTGTGCCGTTTGACCCGTCCGAGAAAGATTTCGATCCGTTTGCAGACACGCCGAACCTAGGTGTGCTGGTGGGCAGCGGCGAGACGGAGTGGCAGAAGACAGGGCTGCGCCACAGCGTGGAGCTCTTCAACAGGTTTGTGAATCGCTTGGTGAGCGAGGAGGTGCGGCACAAGCGGGGCCGCGCCGAGGATAAGGAAAATCTGGAGTtttaaaaataaaattatatttaatttatttttcgctaTATCCTGCcgttaaaaaaaatattcacAATCTGGCGGTGTTTCTCCAAACGGCAGGTGATAGGAGCTGGCTCGACATATAAAGAGCGGGATCCGCACATAGGTGCACTCCGCACAAACACAGAATGAGTGACCTGGAGTACAAGTTTGTGAGCGCGCGCAAAGTGACTGTTATTAGGGCGCCTTTTAGCGGCGGCCAAGGAAAGGGCGGTGTCGAGGACGGCCCCGACaagatggaggagtttgGACTGCTCAGGGATATTGCTGAGCTTGGTTGGACCGCCACCGTTGACGACCCGTTGGCCAAGTTCGACCTTGCCACTCTCAAGGCCGACCCAAGCGACGTGTACGGCAACTGCAAAAGACCCAAGATGGTGAGCGACTGTTGCCGGTTAATTTTTGACGCGGCCACTGCGGCGCACGAAAACAAGACGCTGCCGGTGACTGTGGGCGGCGACCACTCGATCGGCATGGCCACGATCTTGGCTTTTGCGAATGCGCACCCGGACGGCGGAATTCTATGGATTGACGCCCACGCAGACATCAACACCCCATCCACAACTCCGTCGGGCAACTTGCACGGGTGTCCAGTGGCGTTTGCGATGGGGCTGGAGGAAGACTCGTGGCCGCCGCACTTTGACTGGATCAAGCAGGTCAAGCACAAGGTCAGACCAGACCGGATCGCATACATCGGGCTGCGCGACGTGGACCCGGGCGAGAAAAAACTGCTTAAAGAGCTCGGAATCGCCGCCTATTCCATGTACCACGTCGACAAGTACGgcatcaacaaggtggtggagatgGCGCTGCAGAGAGTCAATCCGTCGGGCAACAAACCTGTGCACGTGAGCTACGACGTTGACGCGATCGACCCGCTTTACGTTGCTGCCACAGGCACCCCTGTGCGCGGTGGACTGTCGCTGAGAGAGGGGCTGTTTCTCGTGGAGGAGATCGCCGCCA carries:
- a CDS encoding DNA primase small subunit translates to MPILENSSSPPASSPLPSSQVNADASPPGDEVSLKNYKPSSADMAYYYEHFLPFKSIYLWLNHSQAAQADFTMREFAFEYKSGAYQRYNSFHSATEFKQSVVKAQPTRFEVGAVYPVEPRMRKSVSKALMKPIAKELVLDIDLTDYDDVRTCCSGTEICPKCWRFITLAVKIVHRALQEDFGFEHLVWVFSGRRGVHCWVSDYRARILDETRRRAIVEYLDVLSVKSKKTLNLKKPYHPHVERAFEVLRDEFVEVILKQQDPWSLPDRAEALARTVPDYKLSSALIRHWKEVPGRTSAEKWLDVDAFYQQLKVRSFDLQDWKKETIFATMYPRLDVEVSRQMNHLLKSPFCVHPGTGNVCVPFDPSEKDFDPFADTPNLGVLVGSGETEWQKTGLRHSVELFNRFVNRLVSEEVRHKRGRAEDKENLEF
- a CDS encoding Arginase, with amino-acid sequence MSDLEYKFVSARKVTVIRAPFSGGQGKGGVEDGPDKMEEFGLLRDIAELGWTATVDDPLAKFDLATLKADPSDVYGNCKRPKMVSDCCRLIFDAATAAHENKTLPVTVGGDHSIGMATILAFANAHPDGGILWIDAHADINTPSTTPSGNLHGCPVAFAMGLEEDSWPPHFDWIKQVKHKVRPDRIAYIGLRDVDPGEKKLLKELGIAAYSMYHVDKYGINKVVEMALQRVNPSGNKPVHVSYDVDAIDPLYVAATGTPVRGGLSLREGLFLVEEIAATGNLAGLDIVEVNPALASTETHIVDTVNAGLSIARCALGETIL